In the Manis javanica isolate MJ-LG chromosome 14, MJ_LKY, whole genome shotgun sequence genome, one interval contains:
- the LOC108391925 gene encoding LOW QUALITY PROTEIN: olfactory receptor 2T2-like (The sequence of the model RefSeq protein was modified relative to this genomic sequence to represent the inferred CDS: inserted 1 base in 1 codon), giving the protein MEAAPQNSTDFTLLGLVIRPASPGLVFAVVFSIFLVAIMANALMILLIHVDARLHTPMYFLLNQLSIMDTVYICITVPKMLRDLLSEEKVISFLGCALQIFLYLTLIGGEFXLLGLMAYDRYVAVCNPLRYPLLMTCRICLLMVVASWIGSSLGGFLLTPFTVSFPYGESREINHFFCEIPAVLKLSCVNTSLYETLMYACCVLMLLIPVSVISVSYTHILLTVHRMSSAEGRRKAFATCSSHIMVVSIFYGAAFYTNVLPHSYHTPEKDKVVSAFYTILTPMLNPLIYSLRNKEVAAALRKVLGRCTSSQRIRAGDAFSKH; this is encoded by the exons ATGGAGGCAGCTCCCCAGAACTCCACTGACTTTACCCTCCTGGGCCTCGTCATACGTCCTGCGTCCCCTGGGCTTGTCTTTGCCGTGGTCTTCTCCATCTTTCTTGTGGCCATAATGGCCAACGCCCTCATGATCCTGCTCATCCACGTGGACGCTCGCCTGCACACGCCCATGTACTTCTTGCTCAACCAGCTCTCCATCATGGACACGGTCTATATCTGCATCACCGTCCCAAAGATGCTACGAGATCTTCTCTCCGAGGAAAAGGTCATCTCCTTCCTGGGCTGTGCGCTTCAGATCTTCCTTTACCTGACCCTGATTGGAGGTGAAT TCCTTCTGGGCCTCATGGCCTATGACCGGTACGTGGCTGTGTGCAACCCCCTCAGGTACCCTCTCCTCATGACCTGCAGGATTTGCCTGCTCATGGTGGTGGCCTCCTGGATCGGCAGCTCCCTGGGTGGATTCCTGCTGACCCCCTTCACCGTGAGTTTCCCTTACGGTGAATCCCGAGAGATCAATCACTTCTTCTGTGAGATCCCAGCTGTGCTGAAGCTGTCCTGTGTGAACACATCGCTCTATGAGACCCTGATGTATGCCTGTTGCGTGCTCATGCTGCTCATCCCTGTATCCGTCATCTCTGTCTCCTACACGCACATCCTGCTCACTGTCCATCGGATGAGCTCTGCTGAGGGTCGGCGCAAAGCCTTCGCTACCTGCTCTTCCCATATTATGGTGGTGAGCATTTTCTATGGGGCAGCCTTCTACACGAATGTGCTTCCCCATTCCTACCACacaccagagaaagacaaggttGTGTCGGCCTTCTACACCATCCTCACCCCCATGCTCAACCCACTCATCTACAGTTTGAGGAATAAAGAGGTGGCTGCAGCTCTAAGGAAAGTGCTGGGGAGATGCACCTCCTCtcagagaatcagagcaggggaTGCATTCAGTAAACACTAG